The following is a genomic window from Brevibacterium limosum.
ACGGTCGATGCTCGGGCTGGCCTGGGCGGCGTTGATGGCGCGGGCCAGCAGCGAGATGCCGGCGACCTTCTGCAGGTTCTTCAGCGGGATGCCCTTGGACCCTCCGCGCGCCGGGATGATCGCGACGGTGCGGTGGGCGTCGGGGCCGCCGGTCGGTGCGTTGCCGGCTGGCGCAGAGGTGGCTGGTGTGTTGCCGGCTGGTGCAGTGGTGGCTGACGCGGTGGTGGTGGTCGGAGCGGTGGTGGTTGGTGCAGAGGTGGTCGGTGCGGAGGTGGGGGTGGTGCTTTCTGCCGCCTGGGCTGCGGCCACGGTGGTGCGCGCATCCGGCATCTGCTCGGTTGCGTTGGGCTCGTCGGTCGTCGATTGGTCATTCACAATGATTCGACGCTAACGACGCGGTGTTACTTCCAGATGAACACGCCGTGTCTCCGAGGCGACCCTTCGATGGCGAACCCGTGACGGTTCGGACGGTGGGCGATCGTCATCACGTTTTGGCCAGATCATCGGTCCGCGCCCCGATGATCTGTGCAGAGAGTGACTCACCGGGGGACAGAAGGTGATGAGGGCTGGAACAAGACGTGAGGGAAAGCCATGCGAGAGAGCCATGCGAGAGAGCTACGCGGGAGAGCCCCGCGGACGGCAATGCGCACGCGAGGGCGACTGGACTACCAAGCTGTCCCGCACGTAGCGGCGAAACCTGGTCAGCGCCAGGTGATGTTCCACATCCGGTTGTTCCAGGCGGAGAACGGGATGACCTCGCCGGTGTAGATGGGCCAGAAGTAGGCGAAAGCCATCACCGCAGCGACGAGGACTAGGCCGACGCACAGCCTCCTTGCAAGCAGTGCCGCCGAGATCCGCGCGAACCGCTGCCGCAGCGAGCGTCGCCGAGCGCCCGCCCCAGGCTTCGCCATCGCGGCGTCCGAAAGAGGCCCCGTGGAACCGGCCAGCGCCTCCGGCTCGAGCGGCCCGGTCTCGGACGCCCGCGCGAGCTCAACCTGGCCCGGCGACACCCGTATGCCCACGGACGCTTGCCCGCCACCGGGCACTCGGCCCCAGACGAGGGTCAGGCCGTACGTCACGGCCAGCACCACGAAGGGCACCATGACGATGGTGTAGAAGGTGAAGATCGTCCGTTCCTGGTAGGCGAACCACGGCAGCCAGGTCGCGGCGAGTCCGGCGAGGATGACGGCCGGGCGGACGTCTCGGCGGATGATCCACACGATGAGGCAGACGAGCACCGCCAGGGGCGCCAATCCCCAGATCACAGGGTTGCCCACCGAGGTGATCGCCGAGGAGCACTTCTCGGCCATGCATCCCATGTCGCCCTGGTCGTAGGACTCGTAGTAGAACGACGTCGGCCGCCACTGCACGATCCAACCCCACGGGTTCGACATGTACGGGTGCTCCGAGTCGAGCCCGACATGGAACGAATACGCCGTGTAGTGGTAGTGCGCCAACGACGGCAGCCAGTCCAGCCAGTCCGGCAGCGCGCGCCACCAGCCGAAGTTCTCCGCGGCCCACTGCCGGTCCCACGCATCGTCCGACCGGATCCATCCCGACCAGCACGCCACATAGGTCACGAGCGCGATCGGCACGAGCTTGAAGAACGAGGGGATGCTGTCGCGGATGAACATGCCCAGCCATGGATGCCCGGCTCCGGCCCGATACCGCGAATGCACATCCCACAGGACGAGCAGAATCCCGAACACCGCCAGCGCGTACAGACCCGACCACTTCACTCCCATTGCCAAGCCGAGACTGATCCCGGCGGCAAAGATCCAAGGACGCGCGCCGAGGCGGGGCCCGAAGTTGAGCGCATCGCTGGACCTGGTCCGACGCCGCCGTCGGGCTCCCGCGGTGGGTGGAGCCGCCTCGGTGACGGGGGTGGAGGAGACCGACTCGCTGAGTCCGCCCGGGAAGGTCCGGGGGACCTCATCGGGGTCGGTTCGGGAAGGCGCTCCAGCGCCTGCGGGGGCGGTTCGGGAAGTGGGTGCCGCCTCGGTGGGGGTCGAATTGGGGGTCGGAGCCGCCCCGGTGAGGGTGGATGGGGAAGACGTATTCGTCGTCGATCGGGTCCAGGCAGCCAGGCGTTTCGTCACCTGCTCGCGGTCGAGGAGGATGAAGAAGAAGGCGAGGAGGACGAAGGCCATGAGCACGATGTCGAGCAGGCTCGTGCGGGAGTGGACGAAGTGCTCGCCGTCGATGGCGAGCAGGCCGGCGGCGACGCAGGCGAAGAAGGCCGAGCGGAAGAGCTTCCAGGCGATGACGCCGAGGAGGAAGATCGTGAGGGTGCCGATGATCGCCACGGTGAAGCGCCAGCCGAACGAGTCGTCGGCGCCGAAGAGGTCGATGCCCCACCCGATGAGCCATTTGCCCAGAGGCGGGTGAACGACGTATTCGGGGGTGGATTCGATGACGCTGGGGTCGCCGGCGTTGAAGGAGTCGTCGGCGTTCTCGGGCCAGGAGCGCTCATAGCCGAAGTTGAAGACCGAGTAGCCGTCCTTGACGTAATAGGTCTCGTCGAAGATCAGCCGGTGCGGGAAGTCGAGGCGGAAGAGACGCAGAGCAGCGCCGATTCCGGTGATGACGAGGAGGGCGGGCCACATCCACAATGGCGCGCGGGTGGCCCACATGCCGGCGTGGAAGGTCTCGCGGCGCATCGCAGCGGCACCGGCGCGCACCTTTTCGCGTCTCCTCGCCAGGCGCTCGCGGGCGATGCGCCGGGTGGGGGCCGGGGAGTCTGCGGTGTGTGTCATCGAAGTCCAGTTTAGAGATCTCGGCGGGCGGGGCTCTCATACGACCCGCAGGGAAGAGTGGGGCGACGGTCGGGTGGGACGGCGACGGTCGGGTAGGCGGGCGACGGTCGGGCGGGACGGCCGGCGGGTGGGCCGGTGACGGTCGGCTGGGTCGGCCTGGCATGAGGTTCGGCACGGTGAGCGAGATTCTTGGGCATTCGCCGATGCGCATCACTAGAGTAGTAGGAGACAGCCGGAGTCCGAGCGAAATGGTGCACAACGTGTCGAACAACCCCAACTACCGCCCGAGCGATCCTCCCCAGGTCGGCTCGCAGCAGTTCAACAACAACTATGGATCCCAGCCGCAGTACGGGCAGGGGCAGGCGGCCCAGTACGGCTCCGGCGCCGAGCAGTACGGATCCGGCTCGGGACAATATGGGTCTAACGCTGGGCAGTATGGATCTGGCGCTGGACAGTACGGGTCTGGCGCTGGACAGTATTCGCAGGGACAGCCGTATGGGCAGGGCGGGGACTTCGGACAGTCCGGCACCTATGGGCAGCAGAACTCGTACGGGCAGTCCGGCGGCTACAGTCAGCCTGGCGCCTACAGTCAGCCGAGCGCCTACGATGCGTACAGCCAGCAGGGCGTTTACAGTCAGCCGGGTGCGTACAGCCAGCCGATGACCTACGGGGCGCAGCCGATCTACGTCCGGCCCGCACCCAACAAAATGGCCGTGTGGTCGATGTGGATGGGCATCATCGGAATCGGCGGAGGATTCGTCTGCGGTCTGCTGTCGATGATTCCCTTCATCGGCGTCATCTTCAGCATCATCGCGATGTTCCTCTGGATCGCACCGGTGCTCGCCGTCATCTTCGGTCACATCGGTCTCAGCCAGATCAAACGCACCGGCGAAGAGGGCCGCGGACAGGCGATCGCCGGCCTGATCATCGGCTACGTCAGCATTGCGCTCGGGCTCATCGTGGCCGTCATCGTGGTCGGGGTCTTCGGCCTCGGCTTCCTCAGCATGATGGGCAGCTACTGAGCCGTCCTGTATGGCCTGGGGGCGTTGCCCGGGGTCACGCGGTTACGGGACGGCGCGGCCGCCTCGGTGAGGGTGTCTTGAATCGGGTGGTGCGGCCGCCTCGGTGAGGGTGTCCTGAATCGGACGGCGCGGCCGCCTCGGTGAGGGTGTCCTGCAACGGGTGGTGCAGGACTGCAACACGATTCGGCCGGTGCGCTCGTCGCACGTCGGTAGCGTTGATGTCAGACGTCGGGACAGCCGTTGAGGACGGCCCGGACCGGACTCAGAGATCAACGACAGCCAGTGGAACGGATCGGACATGAACACTCGCGTACTGCCCTCGGGAACACCTACACCGGATCGAACGGTTCGGCCTACGCTCCCGTCGCGGTCCACTCGCCCGCACCGGTTCGCACTCCGGCCGCGGTCCACTCGCCGGCACCGGTCCACTCGCCCGCCCCGATTCAGGCTCCCGTGACCTACGGAAACCGGGCACCGGTCGTCGTCTGCCAGCAGGTGGCGCCGACGAACACCTCGGCGATCGTGGCGTTGGTGCTCACGCTCATCTCGTTCGTCACCTCGGTCTTCTTCCTCGGCTTCATCGGCATCATCTTCGGCCATGTCGCCCGCTCGCAGATCAAGGCCCGCGGTGAACGCGGCAACGGTATGGCCGTCGCCGCGCTGTGGCTGGGCTACCTGAGCGTGATCTTCTGGGTCGTGTTCTGGCTGATCTACTTCGGCGTCATCGCGCTCGTGATCGGAGTGGCCATCGCCGCCGGAGGAGGAACCGTCAGCTGACGCCGCGGCATCCGGGGAGCCCGGCCCGATAACCCGCCCCACGGCCCCAGCCTCGGCAACTGTGGTTGACCTGTAACCGCTCAACCTTTTGCCGCCACCGACGACTCTGTACCGTTGAAGGCAACCACAAGGAGACTTCGCTATGAGCAGCCAGAACAACTGGAACAACCCGGACATGTATTACCAGCAGCCCCAGTCGAACGCGGGCGGCACATACGGTGCCCAGTCCTACAGCCAGAACAACGCCTACGCGGCCAATGCTCAGTACGCCGGCGGGCCCGGCTACATGTACCAGCAGCTTCCGCCGACGAACGTGTTGGCCATCGTCGGCATGTGCGCCTCGATCTTCGGTTTCATCTCGTCGATCTTCATCGGCGGCATCGCGGGCATCATCATGGGCCACATCGCCCGCAAGCAGATCCGCGAACGCGGAGAACGCGGCGACGGCATGGCGGTCGCCGCACTGTGGGTCGGCTACATCGGCACCGCACTCTGGATCCTCTTCTGGGTCGTCTACGTCGGAATCTTCGTCCTCATCTTCGGCGCGGCAATGGTCGGCGCAGGTTCGGCCAGTTGAGTTCAGACGCCTTCGCGTCCTCTGGCCCGGTCGCCGAGACTGACCCGGGAATCGGGGACGACGAAAACCTCGCCGAGGCGGCCGTGCCCGACGGCTTCGACCAGACCGACCGCGCGGGGCTGGGATCGGGTTCGAACCTCACCGGCGGTCGACTGATCCTGGTCGGGACTCCGATCGGCAACCTCGGCGATGCGAGTCCGCGGATGCGGGAGGCCATCGAAACCGCCGATGTCATCGCCGCCGAGGACACCCGCCGGTTCCTGTCCTTGGCACAGCGGTTGCAGCTGAGCCACACGAAGCGGGTCATCAGCGTCTTCGATCACAACGAGGGCCATCGCGCACCCGAGCTCGTCGAGCTCATCGCCGCTGGTGAGACCGTTGTTCTGCTCTCCGACGCGGGGATGCCCGCCGTCTCCGATCCCGGCTACCGCGTGGTCAAAGCCTGCGCTGAGGCGGGACAACCGATCACGTCCACTCCGGGTCCCTCCGCGGTGCTCATGGCGCTCGCGGTCTCGGGACTGCCCAGCGACCGGTTCAGTTTCGAAGGGTTCCTGCCGCGCAAGTCCGGGCAGCGCAAGACCCTGCTGACCGAACTCAAGGCCGAGAAGCGGACGATGGTGTTCTTCGAGAGCCCGCACCGCATCGCCGATGCGATGGACGACTTCGCCGAAATCATCGGAGTCGACCGTCCCATGGCCATCAGCCGCGAGCTGACGAAGACCTACGAGGAGACTCTGCGCGGGACGGTGGGATCCCTGCGTACACAGGCTGCCGGCGGACTGCGCGGAGAACTGACCCTCGTGCTCGCCGGGGCCACCGAGGTCGAGTCGGCACCGGAGGACCACCTCGGCGAGGTCAGCGCGCTGGTCGACTCCGGTGTGAGAGCCAAGGATGCGGCAGGGCAGGTGGCGAAGAAGTTCGGCCTGTCGAAGCGCGACGTCTACGAGGCCTGGCTCCACCGCGAGTGACGCGATGCGGGCAGTGCGGAGGGCGGGCGACGTTCCTTCGCAGGCGACCACCGTGCTCCAGCGGGTGATTTGCGTTCCGGAAGAGCGAACGCCGACGAATCCACTTACACATCAGCCACGTTGAAAAGTTCGATACACCTTCCTGTGAAATGCACACAAAAGAACGTGAGCAACTCGGAAGAGCCCGTACCGAAAACGGAGTCGGGCCGCGAAAATGAGGGGCAACGGTCAGGATGACTCGACAGCTGTCTCGTGTGCACAGCGCCGATGACTTCGACGCCTCTTCTTGTGGGCGGAGCGAGGCTTTCCACAGAGGGTGCTTTCACCGCGTGACAAGACCGCGGTGCAGTCGCACGATCAGCAGATGAAACTCGAATATTTGGACAAGTACAACGTCGTCGATTACAGAACCCTCAGAGCTGTAGGGATGACCCATGAAGCGATCTCCAGCGCAGTGAACTGCTGCATGCTGAGGCTGACCCGCGGAATCTATTCGATCGTTCGTGCCTGCAATGTGAAGAAGCACCGGTCGGCATCGGTGTTGATCATGGATGAAGACTGGGTCGAATACTTCCGTTCGGCGACGGGCGCAAGCCGCGAAGGCGACCACCGATTCAGCGAACACATTGCCCGACTGGGAATCGTGCACTATCGCCACTTCAGGGCAGATGACGCTGTCAGCGGAGTGTCCGCCGCGATCCTCCACGAACTGCCGTTGTTCAAGGCAGAGCTCGAGCGGATCGTGGTGACGAATCCGACCGCTTACTCGAGCAGCCCCGAGATCATCAGGCGGAAACGACAATACAGTGCTGAGGACGTTTGCACAGTGCACGGTGTCAGAACACTCACCTCTGTCCGCACCGGGCTGGATCTGATTGCCGAGAAAGGCCCGGCAGATGGCATGGCCGCTTTGGAAGGGGGACTGCGCGCACAAGTCGAACGAGAGTCCGGCGACGCCAGAATCGGAATGCATGACCCACGGCGCATGCACGCCGTCGGACGAGAGATCGTGGCTCGTGATTTCGTCCCAGCGGCGATGCGCCTGCGTCGGGGGAGGAAACGCGCTCTGCGAATCTTGACGATCATCAGCCCGCTCTCTGAGAACTACGCGGAGAGTCGGACCTCGTTTGCCCTTCATCAGATGGGTCTGCACGATTTCACTCAGCAATGGAACGTTGGGCGCGATGGCTCGCTTCTCGCGAGGCTCGACTTCCTTCACAGGCCCACGAACACTGTCCTCGCATTCGACGGAGGTCAGAAGTATGCCGACTTCGGCGGAGAGAGGCTCAAACACGAAGGTCATCAGCAGAACGAGCTGTTGAACATGGGGTTCAGAATCGTGCATCTGCAGTTTGGCGACGTCACCAATCTGAAGCAGTTTGAGATGAAGGTGTTCGGCCAGGCTCCGCAGCTCCTGGAATTCAGGGGCAAACCGACGTTGCAATAGAGCAGGTCTATCGGTCGGCCCGGTGGTTTGCCCGCCGGACAGTCCCACGATCTATTCAGCGGCCGCCCCAAACGGTCCGGGTCGCCAGTTCTCTCGCCACTCTCGGTCCCCTCCGTCAGGTCAGTCGGCCGAATCGGTCCCCTCCGTCAGGTCAGTCGGCCGAATCGGTCCACTCCGTCAGGTCAGTCGGCCGAAGCGGTCCACTCGAGCGAGGGAGCCGCCTTGTCGCAATCAATCCACGATCGGAATCGGTGGCTCGGTGCTGGAGCACAACACTTCACAGTTGGAGCACAGGGAGGGTCAAAGGAGGCAGCCGGAATGCATGGAGGTGGGTGAGGCAAGGCCGGGCAACGAAATGTTCGGGGAACACGGCCGCGAATGGTGCACTTCTCTCTGAAATGCTCAGGTTGATCAGTGAGCATTTCAGAGAAACCCATACCCAAACAGAGACTGGCGTTGCAGACTCCCCGCCGAGGCCGTGCGCGCCGCCTGCGCCGCAGTCCAACGCCCTGCCCCGCACCGTACCCGCCCACACGCACTGCCCTCAGTCCCACCTGCACCCGCCTATGCGCGCCTGCGCGGCGGCGTCCCTTAGACTGAGTTCCCTATGGGTTACTACTTGACGACAGCGATTGCCTACCCCAATGGGGCCATTCACATCGGGCATGCCTATGAGTACATTGCGGCCGACACGATCGCCCGGTTCAAGCGACTGGACAATCACGATGTCTTCTTCTGCACCGGCACGGACGAGCACGGTCTGAAGATGCTGCAGGCGGCGAACAAGCTCGGCATCACCCCCAAAGAGCTCGCTGACGACAACGCGAAGAACTTCCGCGACACCCAGCTCGCCCTCGGCTCGACCTTCGACCGGTTCATCCGCACCACCGACGAAGACCACTACACCGCGTCGCAGGCCATCTGGCGCAAGCTCGAAGAGGCCGGCGACATCTACCTCGACACCTACTCCGGCTGGTACTCCGTGCGTGACGAGGCCTTCTACACCGATGACGAGACCGAGGTCGTCGACGGTGTGCGCCTGTCCAAGGAGACCCGCACCGAGGTGACTTGGACGGAAGAGGAGTCCTACTTCTTCCGCCTCTCGAAATACCAGGACAAGCTGC
Proteins encoded in this region:
- a CDS encoding dolichyl-phosphate-mannose--protein mannosyltransferase, yielding MTHTADSPAPTRRIARERLARRREKVRAGAAAMRRETFHAGMWATRAPLWMWPALLVITGIGAALRLFRLDFPHRLIFDETYYVKDGYSVFNFGYERSWPENADDSFNAGDPSVIESTPEYVVHPPLGKWLIGWGIDLFGADDSFGWRFTVAIIGTLTIFLLGVIAWKLFRSAFFACVAAGLLAIDGEHFVHSRTSLLDIVLMAFVLLAFFFILLDREQVTKRLAAWTRSTTNTSSPSTLTGAAPTPNSTPTEAAPTSRTAPAGAGAPSRTDPDEVPRTFPGGLSESVSSTPVTEAAPPTAGARRRRRTRSSDALNFGPRLGARPWIFAAGISLGLAMGVKWSGLYALAVFGILLVLWDVHSRYRAGAGHPWLGMFIRDSIPSFFKLVPIALVTYVACWSGWIRSDDAWDRQWAAENFGWWRALPDWLDWLPSLAHYHYTAYSFHVGLDSEHPYMSNPWGWIVQWRPTSFYYESYDQGDMGCMAEKCSSAITSVGNPVIWGLAPLAVLVCLIVWIIRRDVRPAVILAGLAATWLPWFAYQERTIFTFYTIVMVPFVVLAVTYGLTLVWGRVPGGGQASVGIRVSPGQVELARASETGPLEPEALAGSTGPLSDAAMAKPGAGARRRSLRQRFARISAALLARRLCVGLVLVAAVMAFAYFWPIYTGEVIPFSAWNNRMWNITWR
- a CDS encoding DUF4190 domain-containing protein; amino-acid sequence: MSSQNNWNNPDMYYQQPQSNAGGTYGAQSYSQNNAYAANAQYAGGPGYMYQQLPPTNVLAIVGMCASIFGFISSIFIGGIAGIIMGHIARKQIRERGERGDGMAVAALWVGYIGTALWILFWVVYVGIFVLIFGAAMVGAGSAS
- the rsmI gene encoding 16S rRNA (cytidine(1402)-2'-O)-methyltransferase; this encodes MSSDAFASSGPVAETDPGIGDDENLAEAAVPDGFDQTDRAGLGSGSNLTGGRLILVGTPIGNLGDASPRMREAIETADVIAAEDTRRFLSLAQRLQLSHTKRVISVFDHNEGHRAPELVELIAAGETVVLLSDAGMPAVSDPGYRVVKACAEAGQPITSTPGPSAVLMALAVSGLPSDRFSFEGFLPRKSGQRKTLLTELKAEKRTMVFFESPHRIADAMDDFAEIIGVDRPMAISRELTKTYEETLRGTVGSLRTQAAGGLRGELTLVLAGATEVESAPEDHLGEVSALVDSGVRAKDAAGQVAKKFGLSKRDVYEAWLHRE
- a CDS encoding DUF4190 domain-containing protein, producing MSNNPNYRPSDPPQVGSQQFNNNYGSQPQYGQGQAAQYGSGAEQYGSGSGQYGSNAGQYGSGAGQYGSGAGQYSQGQPYGQGGDFGQSGTYGQQNSYGQSGGYSQPGAYSQPSAYDAYSQQGVYSQPGAYSQPMTYGAQPIYVRPAPNKMAVWSMWMGIIGIGGGFVCGLLSMIPFIGVIFSIIAMFLWIAPVLAVIFGHIGLSQIKRTGEEGRGQAIAGLIIGYVSIALGLIVAVIVVGVFGLGFLSMMGSY
- a CDS encoding DUF4190 domain-containing protein — translated: MERIGHEHSRTALGNTYTGSNGSAYAPVAVHSPAPVRTPAAVHSPAPVHSPAPIQAPVTYGNRAPVVVCQQVAPTNTSAIVALVLTLISFVTSVFFLGFIGIIFGHVARSQIKARGERGNGMAVAALWLGYLSVIFWVVFWLIYFGVIALVIGVAIAAGGGTVS